A stretch of the Glycine soja cultivar W05 chromosome 13, ASM419377v2, whole genome shotgun sequence genome encodes the following:
- the LOC114382692 gene encoding proline transporter 2-like has protein sequence MRKGNMELETNKVYDYEDARGNDAEVPDTAHQISTDSWFQVAFILTTGINSAFVLGYPGTVMVPLGWFGGVIGLILATAVSLYANALVAYLHELGGQRHIRYRDLAGFIYGKKAYNLTWVLQYINLFMINTGYIILAGSALKATYVLFKDDGLLKLPYCIAIAGLVCAMFAVCIPHLSALRIWLGFSTVFSLAYIVISFVLSLKDGLRSPPRDYEIPGEGVSKIFTIIGASANLVFAFNTGMLPEIQATIKQPVVKNMMKALYFQFTVGVLPLYLVAFTGYWAYGSSTEVYLLNSVNGAVWVKALANITAFLQSVIALHIFASPMYEFLDTKYGIKGSAMNVKNMSFRMVVRGGYLAFNTFVAAFLPFLGDFMSLTGAISTFPLTFILANHMYLKAKKDKLNSSQKLWHWLNIGFFSIMSLAATISAIRLIAIDSKTFHVFADL, from the exons ATGAGGAAAGGAAACATGGAACTCGAGACAAACAAGGTCTATGACTACGAGGATGCACGCGGGAACGACGCTGAAGTCCCAGATACCGCTCATCAGATTAGCACCG ATTCATGGTTTCAAGTGGCTTTTATCCTCACTACCGGAATCAACAGTGCCTTTGTTCTTGGATATCCCGGGACCGTGATGGTTCCCCTGGGTTGGTTCGGGGGTGTGATTGGTCTAATTCTTGCTACCGCTGTATCACTTTATGCAAATGCTCTAGTTGCTTATCTCCATGAATTAGGAGGACAAAGGCACATTAGGTATAGAGATCTTGCTGGATTTATATACG GTAAGAAAGCCTATAATCTCACATGGGTTCTGCAGTATATCAATCTTTTCATGATAAATACTGGCTACATCATTTTGGCCGGTTCAGCCTTGAAA GCTACTTATGTTCTATTCAAGGATGATGGTCTGCTGAAACTTCCATATTGTATTGCCATAGCTGGACTTGTGTGTGCAATGTTTGCCGTCTGCATTCCTCATCTTTCAGCTCTTCGAATTTGGCTAGGATTTTCAACAGTCTTCAGCCTAGCATATATTGTTATATCATTTGTGTTGTCGCTTAAAGATG GATTACGATCACCACCCCGAGATTACGAGATTCCAGGAGAAGGTGTAagcaaaatatttacaataattgGGGCATCTGCTAACCTCGTGTTTGCATTTAATACTGGCATGCTTCCTGAGATACAA GCAACGATTAAACAACCAGTTGTCAAGAACATGATGAAAGCCTTGTACTTTCAGTTTACCGTTGGAGTTCTACCATTGTACCTTGTTGCCTTTACAGGATACTGGGCTTATGGGTCTTCCACAGAAGTGTATTTGCTGAATAGTGTGAATGGTGCAGTTTGGGTGAAGGCTTTGGCTAATATCACAGCATTTCTTCAATCTGTCATTGcattacat ATTTTTGCAAGTCCAATGTACGAGTTTTTGGATACTAAATATGGGATCAAAGGAAGTGCAATGAATGTTAAAAACATGTCATTTCGAATGGTGGTAAGAGGTGGCTACCTGGCCTTTAACACATTTGTGGCGGCTTTCCTGCCATTCCTTGGAGATTTCATGAGCCTCACGGGAGCTATAAGCACATTTCCCCTTACATTTATTCTTGCAAACCACATGTACCTTAAGGCAAAGAAGGACAAACTAAACAGCTCACAAAAGCTCTGGCACTGGCTCAACATTGGTTTCTTTTCCATTATGTCTCTTGCAGCAACAATTTCGGCCATACGGCTCATTGCCATAGACTCCAAAACATTCCATGTTTTTGCagatttgtga
- the LOC114382693 gene encoding immediate early response 3-interacting protein 1-like, whose protein sequence is MGLWTLLEGFLLLANALAILNEDRFLAPRGWGFQDFSGGRTKSFKGQLIGLIYATQYLRVPLILLNSICIFVKLVSG, encoded by the coding sequence ATGGGTCTGTGGACTTTACTTGAGGGGTTTCTTCTTCTTGCAAATGCGCTAGCGATATTAAATGAGGACCGCTTTCTTGCACCTAGAGGATGGGGCTTCCAAGATTTCTCGGGTGGAAGGACTAAGTCGTTCAAAGGCCAGCTTATAGGCCTCATTTATGCAACTCAGTACCTCAGAGTTCCTCTCATACTTCTCAATTCCATCTGCATTTTTGTGAAGTTGGTGTCCGGATGA